The Tursiops truncatus isolate mTurTru1 chromosome 16, mTurTru1.mat.Y, whole genome shotgun sequence genome contains the following window.
AGTGGGGTTATATGGACCATATCCCTTGgagactgacttctttcatttagcataatgcatatgagattcatccatgttgtatgtaTTAATAGTTTGTCCCTTTTTATGACTAAGTAGTATTCCACCACTGTTTGTTTACTCATTACACCAGCACTGTGTGAGAATCTTAGTGGCTCTGCATTTTTGCCAGCATTTTATAttgccagtttttaaaattcaaccatTTTGATAgatgtgtaatggtatctcattgtgattttaatttgcatttatttctctaatgattaatgatgttgaacatcttttcatgtgcatatttgaTGTTCTTCTGCCTGTTAGGTATATCTGTATTCCTGTCCATCATGATGTTTACTTCACCCACGGTCATTGTCATAACCCTATTCCATGTGGTTATTGTGCCTAGCTTTCTGTGTCAGCATTGTTTCCCAGGTACCCCAGTATGTTCCAAGGTCAAGGCACTGAGCTAGGAACTTTATGTACATAGTCTCATTTTACTCTTACAAAACCCCTGTGAGATAAGTGGTGTCTTCTATTTTTATGGAGGAGGAATAAAGACCCCatgttcaacagatatttattgagtacctactgtatgcTATGAGCCAGTTATTATACCCATTGACtagttctgtgactttgggcaagtcatttaatcgctgagtcaattttcttatctgttaaaTAGGGATCTATATCACCGTATTTTCTCTCAGGGTGATTGAGCAGAGGTTTTAAAGAAGAACATAGACGGTCTGGCCATGGTATATACTGAGGAAACATTGGCAGTGGTTCTGTTGTTCTCTTCAAACACTTCATACTGTCCTGAGGCTGTTTCTGCCCCTTGCTGGCTAACTTCCTCTGGAAAATTGCCCCTTGGCCGGTCTCCTCCTCCACTCTGCATCAATATCAGGACCAACACAAGATTCagccttttgtttttaagaaatctgTTTCTCTGGTTGCTCTGTGTAGCTCACTAATGAATTGGCATCAGTTGGTCGAGAAAGAGATGGGATTGAACAAATTTTGAAAAGCAAACGTACAGTGCTGCAGTTACTCCTTCATCCCTCCTCTAAAGGCAGAGGACCAGTTACCATGGAGATTACTGGTAGCTAACCTGGGGGCTGTGTTCCTAAATTCACATTTCTTACTTTGAATACCTAACCTGAGGTATGGCAAAAGGGGTACTAGGGAGGGACCTTATCTCTCAGAGCAATGGTGTGTGTAGTGTTGCTGGAATGTTTTAAATTTGTCATTTACTAGTCATTTAATcaagctttttttctttgttagccAGATAATTGGGGATGATTTCCAGGAAACTGGAAGTACTTTGAAGAGGGGCTGGTGTTTGAAATGAGTGCTTAAGATTCTCTGAAGTCAGTAACAGAAAAGTTAAATGAGCCAAATGCTTTACTCTGAGTCCATTCCAGCTTCAGTGTTTATGCAAGAATGTCTTACTTTTACTAATACCATAAAGGGTTGATCTAGTTGGCAAGGTTATTCTGTTTAGggtgagacagaaagagaaaatcataatatgagtaaaaaaaaaaatcatcatggtACCAAGATGGCATTTTACAAATTGTCATCATCCATCATGGAGTATGAGAGGCTTTGCTTGTGGAAGCAAGGGTGTGCTTAAAACTGGCTCCCTGCTTTTACCTCTTCGGTAGCTAGAGCACGTTTTCAATTGTTAAGCATGTATCCAACGCTTACCATGTTCCAGGTCTATGTTAGGTATTAAGTCTCcttaatcttcacagtaaccaTCTGAAATAAAAgatagccccattttacaaaacATCGTGTGGAGAGGCCATTTGACTTATCCAGTGTGACCCTGTGAGGAGGTGGCATTGAGCCCTGGTTCTCTGACTGTGCCTGCTGCTCTTATTGGAACCCACTCTGCCTCAATCTGCCTGTCACGGAGGCATGACAGCTGCTGCCTGCTGAGTGCCAAGAAAGCCAGCACACCTTCTCCCACTGTCGCATCTGTTTCTTTCATGGGGGCTGTTTCCAAGACCTAAGGTCAACACTTGCCTACCACAAGCCCTGAGATCGGGTAATTTTATTTTGTCCAGAAGGCCCATTGTAGAAAGAACGTGAACTTTAAGTCAGAGAAAATGTTCATGTGGTGTCTCCACCATTTTGTCACCATTGCAGGGCCTTCTGGCTGGTCTTGGGGGCCTGAAAAAGCTGCCTAgggtagtggttaagaatgtggatTCTGGAGTAAACTGGTTTCAAATCCTTGTtctatcagctgtgtgacttatcagctgtgtgactgtgTACAACTTAATTGCTTTCTATGCCTCATTTTCcaccatctgtgaaatgggtgtaGCAATAGTTCCTACCTCACAGGGATAAATGATTGTAAAGAGACAAATAAGAACTGTCAAGAGGTTGAGTTGAAATAATCCCATTTTGGTCATCTTGGTCATCTAGTGCAATTGTTTCTTTCAGTGACATGATAACGAGCTTCCTTGAAATTTATAGtaactttcttctctccttcttgcCCAAAGTGAaagaatttcacatttttttaatttaatgccaGCACAAATATTTGCTACCACGATTTTACTAGAAAAACAGATTAAATTATCACAAAATTACTATCTCCACCtaagaaattgaattagtaaatCTAAACAGGATGTTTTTTTGTCTAGAGAATACCTAAGTGTTTTTTGTAgaattactatacataaaattagGTATAGTAAACAACAGTCTCATTTTTTAGgtgaatatatgaaaaacacaaccaattctatattaaaaaaacaacagcaacaccCTATTTCATTGAAATGATTTGACTCCCCTTCTTTAATCTTGAATTTGGCTGGGTTGCAtttgaattaactttttttccccttcaagttGACTGCCGTAAGAGGGGACCATAGCTGTGAGTCCACCAGGAGGACAGCAGTCTCTGAATTGAGCGTAGGTCTACAAGTCAAATTTGACTGATAACCCGTGGGCAACGTGGTGCTGGCTGAGTCTGCATCCTTATTCCGAAGTCTGTCCTGATGTCCTGTGACTAATATGTTCCAGCTGTCTGGGTCACTACTTTGGAGTACTATTTATTTGCAGCGGTGATGCTGCAAATAGGAAAAGCTTTCCCTTTTGTTGGTTGAAAGCTTTGCTGGTAATTAGCAAAACAGGCATGCCTCTTATTTGGAGAGAGACTGGAAAAGCGGCTGAAGAGTCAATTGTAcgtaaccactttggaaaacgatCTGGCATTACCGAGGAGAGTTGAACGAACATATGTGGTCCCAAGCCCAGCTCTCTTCTCCTAGGTATACGCCCTGGAGAAGTTTGCTGTGTGCACCGGGGGATGAGCAGTAGAATATaaatgcagcattattcataacagcaaaAACTGAAAAATCCCCAGATGATCCTTAACAGTAGAACAGAGCAGTAAATTGTGGGTATGTTCACATAGTGAGAACTATATGGTGGTGAAAAATCAGCTACAGTCACATGAGTCAACAGGGATGAACCTCAAAATCAAAATCTTAAGAGGCGAGTCTGGAATACATACAGTCCTGGTTTCCTTTGTATTAGGCTTAAAGCCAGGCAGAACACAACAGCATATTGAGAATACAGATGTGGTAAAACcatacagaggaggaaaggattGACTCAAGATTCAGGCCTGTGGTTATCTCTGGTGGGGGGAGTGGAGGGGTTGAGGTACAGGAAGGGGTACACaggccttttgtttctttgtttgttttaaacaaaagtCAAAACAGAACCTAGCACCACCAACTGGGTATTAACATACATGggattcattttattattctttaagcTGACATGTGTTATTATATTAGTTATCACTGCATAACAAGTTAcctcaaaatttagtggcttaaaagtgATAAATCTTCATCATCTCACACAGTGTCTGTGTGGGTCAGGAAACCAGGAGCAGCTTCGCTGGATGGTTCTAACCAGGGGAAGGTCACATGGGGCTGCAGTCAGGATGTCAGTGGAAGCAGCCATCGTCTGAAGGCTTGCTTGGCCTGGAGGATCTGCTTCTCAGAAGCCTTACTCACCTGGCTGTTGCAGGAGGCCTCGGTCCTTACCACGTGGGCCTCCCTCTAGGGCGGCTGGAGTGTCCTCATGACCATGACGTGGCAGCAGGTTTCCCTGCCAAGGCAGTGAGAGGGAAGCTGCTCTTTGGACCTGGCCTTTGAAGTCACACCCCATCCTTTCCCCAATATCCTATTAGCCACACATGCCAGCCctattcagtgtgtgtgtgtgtgtgtgtgtgtgtgtgtgtgtgtgtgtgttgggggtacTTCACAAGAGCCTGAGTGCCAAGAGGCAGGGGTCATTGGGGGCCATCTGGGAGGCTGGCTACCATGGTaggcacttttattttttaaattaaattttttttattgtgtgtgtttggtctttgttgctgctcacgggctttctctagttgcggcaagtgaaggctactcttcgttgcggtgcgtggacttctcattgcggtggcttctcttgttgcggagcacgggctctaggcgtgcgggctcagtagttgtggcatgtgggccctagagcacgcaggcttcagtagttggcgcggcaggctcagtagttgtggctcacgggctctaaagcgcaggctcagtagttgcagtgcatggttttagttgctccgtggcatgtgggatcttcccggaccagggatcaaatccgtgtcccctgcgttggcaggcagattctttaccactgcgccaccagggaagtccagcacttttaaatatatttcacaataaaagttCTAATTTAGAGACAAACTAAATTGGTCAGCTTATTTTTCTTTAGGAATGATGCAGGCatccatttaaatgaaaattactaGAGATGCTGAAGGTGTTACCAATCAGTATGGGTTGGAAGAAAAGTCAGTGGTTTAATCTGAGTAACTAAGTGGCGGAGCCTGCCTGACGGGAATGTCCAAGGGGCAGGGAGCGGGTGGAAGGGCAGTGAAGAGAGGAACTTCAGTAACACTCACACCAGGACGTGTGGTATAGAGATGGGATTGTATGTATCTAGACTTCATCCCACCTATACCTAGATCTGGCAAAAATCTGGGGCTCCTGAGTTTGAAGCGAATTCTCCAAAGCAGGGGCTATTGGGAGCTTCCTGGACGCACTGTGATATTAAAACCCCTACCAGCTTCACACGTTGTCCCAAGACCATctttaatgaaaaaggagattcCATCCCTCACTCCCTTCCCCCGCATGTAAGGGTGTGGCTGGAAATGAACTAGGCAAGTAAGGATAGGAGTTTTGGCTTTAAAATTCATGCAatgggtgcttccctggtggtccagggcggtgagactccacactcccagtgcagggggcccgggtttgatccctggtcggggaactagataccgcatgccgcaactaagagttcgcatgcttcaactaaaagatcccacacgcggcaatgaagatcctgagtgctgcaactaagacccggcgcagccaaaataaataaataaataaatataaaagaattcatACAATGATTGCATTCAACTCCATAATGCATATCTGTTTCAATATTAACAGCTTTAATATTACTGATTCACTTGCTTATCTTTCCCTCACCAAAATCCGTGAGTAAAGTTGATGTTTCCAAAGATACATCATGTTTTTTCCCTTGGTTTTGTGTTGCTGTTGGCGTAACTTCTTGGTCAGTATTCCTGGGGTCCAAGTGCTCTTGTTGGTGAATCATATCGTATCTTTTTTGTGAGTTGCAACATCCTTGTGAACAGGTGTTCCAACCCACAGGAGAGGTAGCTGCCTGGAGaggttttctcaatttttaatactttaaaaaaataatttaatacttaaaaaaaataatttatttttggctacgttgggtcttccttcgttgctgcgcgcgggctttctctttgttgcagtggctgctctttgttgcagtgtgcgagcttctcactgcggtgacttctcttgtttacggagcatgggctctaggcgcacaggcttcagtagttgtggcacgtgggctcagtagttgtggctcgtgggctctagagcacaggctcagtagttgtagcgcacgggcttagttgctccgcggcatgtgggatcttccaggaccagggctcgaacccgtgtcccctgcattggcaggcggattcttaaccactgtgctaccagggaagtccagaggttttctcaatttttaatcaAGCTAGTGAGCGGAGGAGACAGGACTAAAAGCCAGGTGCAGGGGTCCCTGACTAGCTTTCCTCAGACTTTTGTACACCAGCATCTTCACATGGTAGACATCAAGACCTCTAAACCTTTGCGCATTGCGTGCAGAATTTTGGTGATCAGCAGATGAAGGGCAACTTCAGGCCATCATGCAGGGTAGTTTTGATGCTGCTTCCATCTTTATTGGCAGAGCAGTCAGTGTCTGTGCCATTATATTCTGTtgcattttgcctttttttttttttttttttgagagaataCTTACAAGTATTTTATTTGAGTAAAACCATTATAATGGCCATTAAAATGATGTGAAATACAATGATCACTCTGAAAGGAAGTTACAGCATCACTGGATTTACAAAGGGGAAGCAGCAAAGGTGCACATTTGGAGGtgaacataacattgtaaaatcAACCCACATTAAATACcataaaagtaaatacaaaatgcagcattatttacatatGATTGAAAAGGAAGGGAACATTGCAGGGTTAAACTTTTGTATAATGTGTGAATTCTGACCTGGTATGTTTAAGTTAGCAAGAAACCTTAGAGTTTGTATAAAATTACTGTGTGCCTTAATTCCACCTACCACTAGATCAAGATATTGAAACTGAGAATGATTCCTTCCTGATTTTACAGGTTTATTCTTGATATCCCTCTAAAAAGAGACCAAAACGATTGTGAAGATGATTCATACCTATAGAGTAATTAAAGTACCACAGTCACATAATAacaaaagccaaacaaaatatACTATAACTGTTTTCCTTTCAACTACTATGTACAATATATCACAAGTAAGCATAGTTGTGCATTTAGGAGTTGATTGTACTACTTCTGTAAAATATTAGGAATGAGCACATCCGAGTACAGGGATACTTCCTTACCTTACAAAGTAAAAGCAAGCATTTtctatgtaaaatttttatttctgtgtaaaaCAAAGAACTCCTGAAAGTCAAACAAGGAAAAAATTCACAACATTCAAAGCACTATTAAGTCATGAAATAAAGAAGAATCTGAGGTAGAAGTCAAGCAATATAATCCACAACCTTTTTAGGGGagtatttattgatatttccagCAGCGATCATATCTCTCCAGTaagatctaattttaaaaaagtctcaAGTTCCAAAACATCAATCCACTCTCTACAATCAGATGTAAAACTGTGACCAACAGAAAATACAACATAAACTTTTATCATGTTAACAGAGTAAATGGTTTTACTAAAAGCTGCTGACATTTCTATCAGTAGTAGCCATAGGGAGGCCGTTGGTTGTAACCATAGTGTCCATATTGATGGGGGTAGTAAGGTTCTTGTCTGTGCTGCGGGTAATTGTTACCCCAGGATCGCCCATGCCACTGATTGGATCGATTGTCACTTGGCCACCCCCGTCTGCTATCCCTACCTCTAAACTGTCTGTTATCTTGCAACCGATTGCCTCTATTTCTTTGGTTCCCACCAGCTCTGCTATTCCATTCCTCAACAATTGGAGGGGACTCAGGAGGGCGTTTCAGGTATTCCTGGTACTCTTTGTCATCTTCTGTGAATCTACTGGCAAACATCTCTTCAAAATTTGGAATAGCTTCAGAAGTGTCAGTCATTCTGAAATTCCCAGGGATTTGAGGCAGCTGTACCGTTTAATGTTTAGATTGTTTAGATCTCCCAGCCAGAACACCGTCACAGGACCTCCGGACCGCTTCAGCTCTCCAACGTAACAGATCCACTTTGGCCAGACTCCGACCACCCATTTTgccttttataaaaatgaatggaaaatctTCAACAGCGAGTGGTAATTGCCTTTCTGTGTGGCAGCGATAAAAATTACCTGGGGTGCCATGTGAGccttgttttactttctttggcCAATAGCGTGCTTTCttgagaaagaagggagaaaaatgaaatacaaatatataaaatgtcaaaaatacatTAAGGGTTATTGTGTTTCAAAGGGAAGTATAATGACTAATAGTCATTATAGTAATTAGTAATCATAATTATAGTATTATTGGTACTATTAAGAATGATTATTAATATATACTCTCAGGGAGTAAACTGCAGTGTGtgcgtgcccctcccccccccccccccccccccccccccccccgccccttccccacaATGACATGCGGCTGTGTTGTTTGGCTGTTTGGCTTTGAGGTTGGTTTTCAGGAGGGTGTCATGTTATGGGGTAGGGAGCGTGGGGACGGCCTGTGAATTTATGTTCCCTTCCTAGCTGATATAAGTACTGTGCTTTCTCCTTTCCTAGTGAGATAAGCCCCGAGCTTGAggtcagaagacctaagtagCAGTTTCATGTCTGATGTTTTGAATGTCCTATATCATCTCTGACACTTAGCTGCCTCCTCTGGAAAATGGAATCAGTAAACACCGCTTGCCTCACAGGGCTGTGAGGTGTGGTGAGGTGTGGTGGAGGCCATCAGGCCCTCGGGCCACTGTGCCCTAGAGTACGTATTATAGTCGAGTGGAGCAGCATGTCTGGTGTGGTTCTGTGAGGGTACATGAGTGCCTTCTAAGTGTAGTCTCAGAATCCAAGGTCAGAGTCAAGCTCCGGTCCTTGAAGCCCCAGTTTTTGTTCACGTGGAAGTTTAGGCTACATCACTGCCCTGAAATTTATGTGAATTAAAAGAAACTTACTGAGGAATTCCTTTGTTCCAGAAGTTCCTTGAGTGGGTCAGGCCAGTGGTTGTTCCCTACATTCAGTACGTGatgggattatttttttctcttttcacttttctccttGCTTAAAAAACAGTTTCAACAGAATTTTAACCTACAGGCTTGACATATATTAACACTGTCTCAACTGAAATGGCATTAACTTAATAAAAACCTTTGGTGGTAACGTGTTTTGCTTATTCTTGCAGGGCGAGGACAGCATGAACATCCATAAATGTGCCTCTGGGCATATTTAGCCATTCGTTTTTGATTAGGAAAAAGAAGACGGCCATCCACTTGAAAGGTGAGTAAAGATTTCTGTGcgtctttttattataaaaatgttcaaacataCTGAAGAGTTAAAAAATGGACAGTGAGTTTACATTTAACAGTTGTTAGCATTCTGCCACattgtgtgtacctgtgtgtgtgtgtgtagtaggtTTCTACTGTTTTCTGCTGAAACATGTGAAAGTAAGTTGAAGAGATCATGACATTTTATCCTCAATTCTTGGGGATGCAGTtcctaaaaataagaatattctcCCCTGAGGGACATTTTGGAACATTCATAAACTCCATGACAGAATCATTTAATTAAACACAGTTACAGTTTCCTATTAAAAGATGTAATTTTGAATTTATGTTCCCTTCCTGGCTGATATAAATAAggtcagatttaaaaaatatttaaacagtgaCTTACTTAATGGACAGACCTATATAGTGAATTTGTTTGATATGGAAAACATCTGGACATGAAGGATTGGAATTTGCACTACACGCGTGTGCCCTGTATAAGAGAGGATTACTGTGCTTTCTCTGTTCCTGGTAATCTGCCCATCTGGCCCGCTGTAGCTGATGTTTATTGTTAGGTCAGAGGATCTGATGActactcttccctccttcccgACCAGCATTCACAAGTAGACCAGTCTCTGTGATTTAATGTGATCAAAGGTCTTAATTGATTCTTTTAGCCTGCACTTACAAggagaatgggaaaagaatatgagtgGTAATGTCCAGTTGAGGTTAGTGTATTAAGATCAACATTAGAGAGAATCAGAATGATTCTCAGCCCCAAAATTTGACTACCTGAGTCGAAACTTTACATAAAGTCTTAAAGATGTGTGTTCAGCTTGGACTGTAGTTGTAAGTATTACCCATGAGGGCCGTTTACACAGTCGGTCATTACAGCTCTGTGGTGCTTGCAGGGTTGCTGTTGCTGTTCTACATTCTAATCTCAGTTACATTTTGTTTACAGTATCTTCTTCTGGAGGCCCTGAGTGTTGCAGCATTTCTTCATTCATGTTTATGAACTAGATTTACCCATTTAGAgcgttattttaaaagaagtctgTTTAAGAGAGCCATTTAGGGCAGCAGAGTCGtcttagtattttcatttctgatttagaACAAAAAGTTAGTGACAGCAGTAAAGTTTCTGAAAGACACTAACTTTCCGAAGACGCTGGGACTGGAATTACAGGTATCTCAAAATGATCTAGTTTGCTTTCTCACTGTTTGGCCTCTGTCTGGTTATGCTTAGAAAAAATGAGGAGGCGTGCCTGGGGCTCCACATGAGGCCAGAGGCTCTGCAGGATGGCGGAAGGGAAGGCATATGGGGCTCTGTGTGCGGCCTTCAGTTGGCTCTCTAGTCCTGGACCACTTAGAAATGGGGGAGTGTTTGTTTCTTAAACATTCTattgaaatagaatatatatacagaaaatacgCATATTGTAAGTGTATAGCTCAATGCAGTTTCCAAACTGAGCTCACTAATGTAACCAgaacccagatcaagaaacagaacattctcCCCACAGCCTCAAGCCTCCTCTAGACACTAGATTCCGGACATTACCCACTCGGTGGGTAATTACTCTCTTGACTTCTAGGAGCATAAATTAGTTTGCctgtctttctgtgtgtgtgtgtgtgtgtgtgtgtgtgtgtatgtataatgcAGATCGTactcttctgtgtctgactttccTCATTCAACAATGTATTAGAAAGATTCCTCCGTATTGTTGCATGTAGTTGTAGATTgatcattttcattgctgtagaGCATACCATTGTGTGAGAATCCAGCAGTTTATTCCTTCTGTTAGATGCAGGTGATTTTTCTGGGCTCATCCACTCAGAGCACCCTGTGGCAGAAATGAGGATTAACCAAGGTTTTATCCTCATTGTGGTTACCGTTGAAGCGTCCCGAGTTGTCCAGCCTCTGCCCAGCTTCTGCTGTGATACAAAGGAGGAATCCCGGCAGCCGATAGAAGGTTGAGACACAGTTGGAAGAGATTGGTTTTTCAGTCCTGTAATGATTCCTGTTGCTTTTCCTGTGACTCACCATgtcccttttctctttgttctcagcTGGCAcgttttttccatccttttgtcTGTCATTGTAAGTCTTTCTGCACCCCCTCCAAGGAGACAGTAACTATATCAAACAGTAggcaatcagtaaatatttaaagttcATTGGGTGTTGATATTAGGTGTTAGATGAAGGGTGAAGAGTTGCAAGTCATGGGCTTGCTCTTGAGGAGCCTGTGTTGTGGTTACAGTTTCATAGGTACAGGTATGGGCCACATCGCTGGAAACCAGTTGTACTGTAAAGTTCAGGATGTAAACTCAAAGGCTTGCATGGGCCAGGCTTGTAACATGACGGAAATTAGTAGGGGGCGGGGTTGCTCAGTGAGGAGTGATGGAGCTGTGGGGAATGAGTATATATGCCCTGCCCAATTTTTGACCCAACAAAACAGAACATGTCTGGCTGAATTTAGCAAATCCACCAATGTCCACCCTTCAGGGAATAGAGTGTTCATTATAAGAAAGTGGTTCCCATGGGATTTGGGTGTTTTTATGACcaaattctgtttttataaatgaagttttatttgaaCACTGTCGTGCTCATTTGTGTATGTATTGTCTATGACCGCTTTTGTGCTACgacagcagagttgaatagttgtgaaAGAGGTTGAGTGGAGCATTTGCAACAGTGACCATATGGGCCACAATGGCTagaatatttaccatctggccctttgcaTAAAAGTTTGTCAACTCCTGCTTTACTTCATCAAAGCAAGGACATAGTGATAATAACCTCTGTAGTCATGAAATAGTGTGAGCCCATTACTTTTAGTGTTAATACCTTTATTTATTCGTTTATTGATCCAACAGATATTTACAGAGTGCCTATTGTACGTCAGGCGTGAAATGGTGATAGTCAGATATGGTTCTTGCCCTTGTGGGCTTTACAGAGACCCCTGTGAACTTGAAGTTCCATTGTAGGGTTGTGCTTTCTGTGCATCAGAACAAAAGTGTAATATGGAAATAGATTTACAAAATCCTCAAAT
Protein-coding sequences here:
- the LOC117308536 gene encoding RNA guanine-N7 methyltransferase-activating subunit-like protein, whose product is MTDTSEAIPNFEEMFASRFTEDDKEYQEYLKRPPESPPIVEEWNSRAGGNQRNRGNRLQDNRQFRGRDSRRGWPSDNRSNQWHGRSWGNNYPQHRQEPYYPHQYGHYGYNQRPPYGYY